In Methanomicrobiales archaeon, the following are encoded in one genomic region:
- the endA gene encoding tRNA-intron lyase: protein MTVRLGEEGLSLYAQGGYGRPDRGGLRLEAEEALYLVHRGRIEVPGSTFESLLAAFSKEKGFVRRYLVYRDIRERGYVVQAGPHDFRVFRRGQRPGSGRSQYLVRVLSERDLVNFEAMSAEATASLHMRKQHVLAVVDDENELTYYELKLQKLTPTAEPPALPPASAPLFSTFAIVETQAGSPLEEVFFGKRLDPDRLILSPVEILYLLAKGALTLHADGASIPAEEYLRIAGATDVELPEKARVYADLRERGYVPRTGYKFGHHFRVYIGKKPHSDLLVHAIPAGTALPMSTISRSVRLAHSVKKKMLFAYVHNTIEYLEFARIKL from the coding sequence ATGACAGTCCGCCTGGGGGAGGAGGGGCTCTCCCTCTACGCGCAGGGCGGATACGGGAGGCCGGACAGGGGCGGTCTGCGGCTGGAGGCGGAAGAGGCCCTCTACCTGGTCCACCGGGGGCGGATCGAGGTGCCGGGCAGCACGTTCGAGAGCCTTCTTGCCGCTTTCTCGAAGGAGAAGGGCTTCGTGCGGCGGTACCTTGTCTACCGGGACATCCGCGAGCGGGGCTACGTGGTCCAGGCGGGTCCGCACGACTTCCGGGTCTTCCGCCGGGGGCAGAGGCCCGGCAGCGGACGCTCGCAGTACCTGGTGCGGGTCCTCTCGGAGCGGGACCTGGTGAACTTCGAGGCGATGAGCGCGGAGGCGACCGCATCCCTGCACATGCGGAAGCAGCACGTGCTCGCCGTCGTGGACGACGAGAACGAGCTCACCTACTACGAGCTGAAACTGCAGAAGCTCACCCCGACCGCGGAGCCCCCCGCCCTCCCGCCGGCATCCGCTCCCCTCTTCTCGACCTTCGCCATCGTGGAGACGCAAGCCGGATCGCCTCTCGAAGAGGTTTTCTTCGGGAAACGGCTCGATCCGGACCGGCTGATCCTCTCGCCGGTCGAGATCCTGTACCTCCTTGCGAAAGGGGCGCTGACGCTGCACGCGGACGGGGCGTCGATCCCGGCGGAGGAGTACCTCCGTATCGCGGGGGCGACCGACGTCGAGCTCCCGGAGAAGGCGCGGGTGTATGCGGACCTCCGGGAGCGGGGATACGTCCCGCGGACCGGTTACAAGTTCGGGCACCACTTCCGGGTGTACATCGGGAAGAAGCCCCACTCCGATCTCCTGGTGCACGCCATACCCGCGGGGACGGCGCTGCCCATGAGCACCATATCCCGCTCCGTGCGTCTGGCGCACAGCGTTAAAAAGAAGATGCTATTTGCCTACGTGCACAATACTATAGAATACCTGGAATTTGCCCGAATAAAACTGTGA
- a CDS encoding deoxyribonuclease IV, which produces MVKVGVHVSIAGSIDRAVSRAEEAGCDTFQIFSRNPRGWGSKDLDPVQVRLFRERLAESGIYPPVDHMPYLPNLASADDDIHAKSMALLASELKRCDQLGIPYLVTHLGHNRDAVRESGRRQVIRAINAVLDDVDADVMLLLENTAGEANSVGSTFEDIRAILDGIRDLDRIGFCFDTCHAFAAGYELRTEEGVRETLRRLDGAIGLCRLEVVHVNDARGDLGSGLDRHEHIGMGAIGEEGFRRILRHPAIRDLPLICETPVDSRRNDVENILKVRELAGEKLGAPPL; this is translated from the coding sequence ATGGTGAAAGTGGGGGTGCACGTATCGATCGCCGGTTCGATCGACAGGGCCGTGTCCCGGGCGGAAGAGGCCGGGTGCGACACGTTCCAGATCTTCTCCCGGAATCCGAGGGGGTGGGGCTCGAAGGACCTCGACCCCGTGCAGGTGCGGCTCTTCCGGGAGCGTCTTGCGGAGTCGGGCATCTACCCGCCTGTGGATCACATGCCCTACCTCCCCAACCTGGCCTCCGCGGACGACGACATCCACGCCAAGTCCATGGCCCTCCTGGCATCGGAACTGAAGCGCTGCGATCAGCTGGGAATCCCCTACCTCGTCACCCACCTCGGGCACAACCGGGATGCTGTCCGGGAGAGCGGGAGGAGGCAGGTGATCCGGGCGATCAACGCCGTGCTCGACGACGTGGACGCCGACGTGATGCTCCTCCTCGAGAACACCGCCGGGGAGGCGAACAGCGTCGGGAGCACGTTCGAGGATATTCGCGCGATCCTGGACGGAATCCGGGACCTCGACCGCATCGGCTTCTGCTTCGACACGTGCCACGCCTTCGCGGCCGGCTACGAGCTCCGCACGGAAGAGGGCGTCCGGGAGACGCTGCGCCGCCTCGACGGGGCGATAGGGCTCTGCCGCCTTGAGGTGGTGCACGTGAACGATGCCCGCGGGGACCTCGGGAGCGGGCTCGACCGCCACGAGCACATCGGCATGGGCGCGATCGGGGAGGAGGGGTTCCGCCGCATCCTCCGCCACCCTGCCATTCGGGACCTCCCCCTCATCTGCGAGACGCCCGTGGACAGCCGGCGGAACGACGTCGAGAACATCCTGAAGGTGCGGGAGCTGGCCGGGGAGAAGCTGGGAGCACCGCCGCTCTAG